The following proteins are encoded in a genomic region of Stutzerimonas balearica DSM 6083:
- the recC gene encoding exodeoxyribonuclease V subunit gamma translates to MLSLYHAPDLETLGELATALLAQPLADPFAPAQVVVPSQGMGRWLTLALARKQGIAMQLELQLPAAFVWALSRQVLGSLPEQSAFTPTTLTWRLYGWLCEPDNLAQAPRLRQYLDGGDERRRLALAAKIADTFDQYLLYRDDWLSAWERGETRDLGPDEAWQALLWRELTKDGHPHRARLLGDLLQRLHGDEPLAGLPERLLVFGISSLPPHHLRVLDGLARHIDVVVFALNPSREAWGEIRDIRELARQFPQPAGSARTAAEQPGVDRAVADQPSSADDWYLDVGHPLLASLGKQGRDFFDALFGLGGQEFGLYSEDADLHDGSLLQALQNDILRLRTRRPEERIALAEGDRSLEVHVAHSPLREVEILHDQLLARFAADPGLTPDQVVVLTPDIERYAPFIEAVFAARAPGGRASGARIPYSLADRSLRAEVPLVEAFLELLGLPQSRFAAEEVLAWLERPAIARRAGIENEDLPLLRDWLREAGVRWGRDAEQRARLGLPDDPAFTWRQGLDRLLLGFAAPPQLAGAQAPLLGAHWPLDALEGARGQLLGRLVEFVERLGRLADRLAAPRPLAAWADDLQALLDELFDEREAGDTLLALSQACAALRTQAEASGLERPVELDLVRQQLTAALQQGGGASGFLTGAVTFCTMVPMRSLPFRLVCLLGLDDGVFPRRNPPAGFDLIARHPRRGDRARRLDDRYLLLETLLSARQALYLSYVGRDPRDNAELPPSVLLSEVLEAVDLTAQADADGRKASQRIRVEHPLQPFAPGNFADDPCAGFAEHWYRAAQRLAAAPQPPRPFASQLDEPDEAWLTLEPSQLLQCFRHPPRFLLEQRLGLRLPDAQQALASDEPFELELPAWNGLRHLAIEALERGWSEGDERRLACAAGWLPSGELGQALWGKLRGPVRAFAPRLFEMRPDAVPAPLAVDVQLGGVRIHGWLDGVTPSGLFGWKLGRLGEWDLAPFWLRHLLLNLSATPDIARESLLLSPAGDWQLGPLENAAALLEPWLAAYRSAIREPLPLLARSSHAFARGYRNPSRGSEPLQTARKRAKEAWLGADFSPVAAECEDPWNALAFRDRDPLDERFEALAEQLIGPILDALADDEETDA, encoded by the coding sequence ATGCTCAGCCTCTACCACGCGCCCGACCTGGAAACCCTCGGTGAACTGGCCACGGCCTTGCTCGCCCAGCCGCTGGCCGATCCCTTCGCCCCGGCGCAGGTGGTGGTCCCGAGTCAGGGCATGGGGCGCTGGCTGACCCTCGCGCTGGCGCGCAAGCAGGGCATCGCCATGCAGCTCGAGCTGCAGCTGCCGGCCGCCTTCGTCTGGGCGCTGAGCCGCCAGGTGCTCGGCAGCCTGCCGGAGCAGTCGGCGTTTACCCCGACCACCCTGACCTGGCGCCTGTATGGCTGGCTCTGCGAGCCGGACAACCTGGCGCAGGCACCGCGCCTCCGGCAGTACCTGGACGGCGGCGATGAACGCCGGCGCCTGGCCTTGGCGGCGAAGATCGCCGATACCTTCGACCAGTACCTGCTCTACCGCGACGACTGGCTGTCGGCCTGGGAACGGGGCGAAACGCGTGATCTGGGGCCCGACGAGGCCTGGCAGGCGCTGCTTTGGCGCGAGCTGACGAAGGACGGCCACCCGCACCGGGCGCGCCTGCTCGGCGACCTCTTGCAGCGCCTGCACGGCGACGAACCGCTGGCGGGATTGCCCGAGCGCCTGCTGGTGTTTGGCATCAGCAGCCTGCCACCGCATCACCTGCGCGTGCTCGACGGGCTGGCTCGACACATCGATGTGGTGGTCTTCGCGCTCAACCCGAGCCGCGAAGCCTGGGGCGAGATTCGCGACATCCGCGAGCTGGCCCGGCAGTTCCCGCAGCCCGCGGGCTCGGCGCGCACAGCGGCTGAGCAGCCTGGCGTCGACCGCGCCGTGGCAGATCAACCCTCGAGTGCCGATGATTGGTATCTGGACGTGGGGCATCCCTTGCTGGCCAGCCTCGGCAAGCAGGGCCGCGATTTCTTCGATGCGCTGTTCGGCCTCGGCGGCCAGGAGTTCGGGCTCTATTCCGAGGATGCCGACCTGCACGATGGCAGCCTGCTGCAGGCGCTGCAGAACGACATCCTGCGGTTGCGCACGCGCCGCCCCGAGGAACGTATCGCGCTGGCCGAGGGCGACCGTTCGCTGGAAGTGCACGTCGCCCATTCGCCGCTGCGCGAGGTGGAAATCCTCCACGATCAGCTGCTTGCGCGTTTCGCCGCCGACCCCGGGCTGACTCCCGACCAGGTCGTCGTGCTGACCCCTGACATCGAGCGCTATGCGCCTTTCATCGAGGCGGTGTTCGCCGCGCGGGCGCCGGGCGGGCGGGCCAGCGGCGCGCGGATACCCTACAGCCTGGCCGACCGCAGCCTGCGCGCCGAAGTGCCGCTGGTGGAGGCCTTTCTCGAACTGCTCGGCCTGCCGCAGAGCCGTTTTGCCGCCGAGGAGGTGCTCGCCTGGCTGGAACGGCCGGCGATCGCCCGGCGCGCCGGTATCGAGAACGAGGATCTGCCGCTGCTGCGCGACTGGCTGCGTGAGGCCGGCGTGCGCTGGGGGCGCGACGCTGAGCAGCGCGCCCGACTCGGCCTGCCGGATGATCCGGCGTTCACCTGGCGCCAGGGGCTGGATCGCCTGCTACTGGGCTTCGCCGCGCCGCCGCAGCTGGCCGGCGCGCAGGCGCCGCTGCTCGGTGCGCACTGGCCGCTGGATGCCCTGGAAGGTGCGCGTGGCCAGCTGCTCGGGCGGCTGGTGGAGTTCGTCGAGCGGCTCGGCCGGCTTGCCGATCGCCTGGCCGCACCGCGCCCGCTGGCGGCCTGGGCCGACGACCTGCAGGCCCTGCTCGATGAGCTGTTCGACGAACGCGAGGCGGGCGACACGCTGCTCGCCCTGTCGCAGGCCTGCGCGGCGTTGCGCACGCAGGCCGAGGCGTCCGGGCTGGAGCGGCCGGTCGAGCTCGATCTGGTGCGCCAGCAGCTTACCGCGGCGCTGCAGCAGGGCGGTGGCGCCTCCGGCTTTCTCACCGGCGCGGTGACGTTCTGCACCATGGTGCCGATGCGCAGCCTGCCGTTCCGCCTGGTCTGCCTGCTCGGTCTGGATGATGGCGTGTTCCCGCGGCGTAACCCGCCGGCCGGCTTCGACCTCATTGCCCGTCACCCCCGGCGTGGCGATCGGGCGCGGCGGCTGGACGACCGCTACCTGCTGCTGGAAACCCTGCTCTCGGCACGCCAGGCGCTGTACCTGTCCTATGTCGGCCGCGACCCGCGCGACAACGCCGAACTGCCGCCTTCGGTGCTGCTCAGCGAGGTGCTCGAAGCCGTCGACCTGACCGCGCAGGCCGATGCCGACGGGCGCAAGGCCAGCCAGCGCATTCGCGTCGAGCATCCGCTGCAGCCCTTTGCCCCGGGCAACTTCGCTGACGACCCCTGCGCGGGCTTCGCCGAGCACTGGTACCGCGCCGCGCAGCGCCTGGCCGCCGCACCGCAGCCGCCACGCCCCTTCGCCAGCCAACTCGACGAGCCGGACGAGGCCTGGCTGACCCTCGAGCCCTCCCAGCTCCTGCAGTGCTTCCGCCACCCGCCGCGCTTCCTGCTCGAGCAGCGCCTGGGGCTGCGTCTGCCCGATGCGCAGCAGGCGCTGGCGAGCGATGAGCCGTTCGAGCTCGAGCTGCCCGCCTGGAACGGCCTGCGTCACCTGGCCATCGAGGCCCTCGAGCGGGGCTGGAGCGAGGGAGACGAGCGGCGCCTGGCCTGTGCCGCCGGCTGGCTGCCCAGCGGCGAGCTGGGCCAGGCCTTGTGGGGCAAGCTGCGCGGGCCGGTGCGTGCCTTTGCGCCGCGCCTGTTCGAGATGCGCCCGGACGCGGTGCCGGCGCCGCTGGCGGTGGATGTGCAGCTGGGCGGCGTGCGCATTCACGGCTGGTTGGACGGCGTCACGCCCAGCGGCCTGTTCGGCTGGAAGCTCGGTCGTCTCGGCGAGTGGGACCTGGCGCCGTTCTGGCTGCGCCATCTGCTGCTCAACCTCAGCGCCACCCCGGACATCGCACGCGAAAGCCTGCTGCTGTCGCCGGCTGGCGACTGGCAGCTCGGCCCGCTCGAGAATGCCGCGGCGCTGCTCGAGCCCTGGCTGGCCGCCTACCGTTCCGCGATCCGCGAGCCGCTGCCGCTGCTGGCACGCAGCAGTCATGCCTTCGCCCGTGGCTACCGCAACCCGAGCCGTGGCAGCGAGCCGCTGCAAACCGCCCGCAAGCGCGCGAAGGAGGCCTGGCTCGGTGCCGATTTCAGCCCTGTCGCCGCCGAATGCGAGGACCCCTGGAACGCCCTGGCCTTTCGTGATCGCGACCCACTGGATGAGCGCTTCGAGGCGCTGGCCGAGCAGCTCATCGGCCCGATACTCGATGCGCTGGCCGACGACGAGGAGACGGACGCATGA